From Alienimonas californiensis, a single genomic window includes:
- a CDS encoding DUF4011 domain-containing protein encodes MYEVATAPEDRPKENAPGAADADPITRAIGRWREKLLEISNRNPLINCSFSPSRGVVELLAPSPDAVWRRFAADSAAGESPMRFPWKRDLADPPADPFGSEARSAEDETGDELSDDGLFDPHPTKSLFDKSATRRAGDAAPASDGDDAPEPSIEDCLAALGPDDLLTGLSDKKLDGRLRTLEGHAKLSLSEQGVHSVYAVFGFLRWYESKDSEEARLSPLVLVPAGLSRAATGAPWSLVEAEDEALGNDCLRERLRGEFGIDLPPLPEVGELEEEGALAAYFAAIAETVAAAASRLADDRWGVEERAAVGRFAFPKIAMWRDLGDHAKELAAHPLCRTIAGGTESRGAAFGPVRNVPEANELDETFAPGEVAAILDCDSTQLRAIAAARAGVSFVLDGPPGTGKSQTIANVIADALGAGRTVLFVSEKVAALDVVKARLDAKGLGDFVLACHSDKANRRDVVEELGRCLNLPAERYPDAADELSELRRRRDRLNRYVRALHEPRGPLGRSAFEVHGRLAELARTGAAGKTRWAPEDPAGTDRETLVGLLEAVGRAPEHADVLARFDSHPWRGTRLTTNPLGLADDLGRRCGTLATAFGRAAAAFAPLVERGLIPAPSRATVNAVFPRLKEAAAATPVPAGWVAPDADPAAAAAAVLSRRSADAAAGAARSRLTDYEADVADRFPDDAVRRTVELDATAEPFGDPAPTTVRTRLAEANGRRERAAALIAAVDETTAATKDLAGALQVGVSPELSAAALTDLAAAAGDAATALPVRAAWLDLVRAEELSTLVGTARASIAARDSAAGALDGRVARERIAAFLEAAGDPGAAAAAWEAAGPHAPVGTDDALAVLAARGARAGAAAEMLADAGSALGGAVWGPGEWTPTVAEARTVAADAASAGPALWTPAAERVRLRTVAEEAAADLEGAAAIREGLADRLSHRAFRPSAAELATRAVPFESFFKRLFGGFGAFRREVADLYSGEPPATKALLSDLAKLRAYHARTGDAAALAAEHAGVLPDGFAGAEATGWRELAGSLAAADRVAAVRPDAAVAASSDPAAVAEAAAKTTAVLADLDAAGRGLFPEEILIAAVAAEVREIGEAATACRALLGAVGPLRTGGDPSVAAALDDLRASERFATAGGALEELAGANAGVLAEGADPLDPAAWERVAAGVRAAAGLRAAGLSDAEVRTALAAGPDPAALGGAADRLAAAADELAAATAAAPVGAAGDPPAVLREAGEGFLARTAGVHADLTAVADALAADGDPPVDRLPDDLAAVSDLRAALADAAESAATLAVVGTPDPEESHEAPARWLAERCGADELTPLLRAAAGDPAVREAAAHAAAELPQALPPELKASWDWFRETVFDAKAEVSDVPPGSSFRDLPLGEAAERFAALPGRLPELDRWLAFTRWRRTLADLGLKAVATELRAGEYRPEEAAAVVEARFLRGLLDAWAEDAAPLHDFDLEDHERTRARFRSLDRREFELAAARVRETQLGRDDRPRPDGFAGSLGDLGGSELGVLVREANKKRKHLPLRRLFEETAGVLLKLKPCLMMSPLAVSTYLKSDRLRFDLVVFDEASQVFPWDAVGAIFRGSQLIIAGDEKQLPPTNFFTKSVVGPDDGAEEEESEAEDLTDYESILSVCKATGMPNVGLRWHYRSRREALIAFSNAHFYDGELVTFPAAADAAERADGEAPAAAPAVRHEFVEGGVWDHGRNLAEADRVADLVVEHVRRRPDVSLGVIAFNQGQQGAIEDALYVRRKEDPAVDALLHAAEAGLGPDGTPGRETLFVKNLETVQGDERDAILLSVAYGFNPAGKFYKNFGPLNKANGGRRLNVAVTRARSEVTVVSSVRAADFDLAPTAARGAKLLKGYLDFAARGPAALADSAAAAESTGRGFDSPFEADVAAALAEHGLEPVPQVGCGGYRVDLALRHPDRPGEFCLGIECDGAAYHSSATARDRDRIRQAVLENLGWRIVRVWSTDWVRDPARQTARVLKAYEDAVRGPAGFAAPAPPADDPPPPEPTVVPGEPSRRRRSYGSIDEVPAGAIAETIAAVLAGAGATPREDLLRLVARELGFQRLGPRIRNGIDAAVDRALRSGAAIERDGRVSVTG; translated from the coding sequence GTGTACGAAGTCGCAACCGCCCCCGAGGACCGTCCAAAGGAGAACGCCCCGGGAGCGGCGGACGCCGACCCCATCACGCGAGCGATCGGCCGGTGGCGGGAGAAGCTCCTCGAGATCAGCAACCGCAACCCGCTGATCAACTGTTCCTTCTCCCCGTCCCGCGGGGTGGTCGAGCTACTCGCCCCGAGCCCGGACGCGGTCTGGCGGCGGTTCGCGGCGGACTCAGCGGCCGGCGAATCTCCGATGAGGTTCCCGTGGAAGCGGGACTTGGCCGACCCGCCCGCCGACCCGTTCGGGTCCGAGGCCAGATCGGCCGAGGACGAGACGGGCGACGAACTGTCGGACGACGGGCTGTTCGACCCGCACCCGACGAAGTCGCTGTTCGATAAGTCCGCAACGCGGCGGGCCGGCGACGCGGCCCCCGCGTCCGACGGCGACGACGCCCCGGAGCCGTCCATCGAGGACTGTCTCGCGGCCCTCGGCCCGGACGACCTGCTGACGGGCCTGTCGGACAAGAAGCTGGACGGGCGGCTGCGGACGCTGGAGGGGCACGCCAAGCTGTCGCTGTCCGAGCAGGGCGTGCATTCGGTCTACGCCGTCTTTGGGTTCCTGCGGTGGTACGAGTCGAAGGACAGCGAGGAGGCCCGGCTCAGCCCGCTCGTGCTCGTCCCGGCGGGGCTGTCGCGGGCGGCAACGGGGGCCCCGTGGTCGCTGGTCGAGGCGGAGGACGAGGCCCTCGGGAACGACTGCCTGCGGGAGCGCCTGCGGGGAGAGTTTGGGATCGACCTGCCCCCGCTGCCGGAGGTGGGCGAGTTGGAGGAGGAGGGGGCACTGGCCGCGTACTTCGCCGCGATCGCGGAGACGGTCGCCGCCGCGGCCTCGCGGCTGGCCGACGACCGCTGGGGCGTGGAGGAGCGGGCCGCCGTCGGGCGGTTCGCGTTCCCCAAGATCGCCATGTGGCGGGACCTCGGCGACCACGCGAAGGAACTGGCCGCCCACCCGCTTTGCCGCACGATCGCCGGCGGCACGGAGTCCCGCGGGGCGGCGTTCGGTCCGGTGCGGAACGTACCGGAGGCGAACGAACTGGACGAGACGTTCGCCCCCGGCGAGGTGGCCGCGATCCTCGACTGCGACAGCACGCAGCTGCGGGCGATCGCCGCGGCCCGGGCGGGGGTCAGCTTCGTGCTGGACGGTCCGCCGGGCACCGGCAAAAGCCAGACGATCGCCAACGTGATCGCCGACGCCCTGGGCGCCGGCCGCACGGTGTTGTTCGTCAGCGAGAAGGTCGCGGCGCTGGACGTGGTGAAGGCCCGGCTGGACGCGAAGGGGCTGGGCGACTTCGTGCTCGCCTGCCACTCGGACAAGGCGAACCGGCGGGACGTCGTCGAGGAACTCGGCCGCTGCCTAAACCTGCCGGCAGAGCGGTACCCGGACGCCGCCGACGAACTGTCCGAACTCCGCCGCCGGCGGGACCGGCTGAACCGCTACGTGCGGGCGCTGCACGAGCCCCGCGGGCCGCTGGGGCGGTCGGCGTTCGAGGTGCACGGCCGGCTGGCCGAACTGGCCCGGACCGGGGCGGCCGGCAAGACGCGGTGGGCGCCGGAGGACCCCGCCGGGACCGACCGGGAAACGCTCGTCGGTCTGCTGGAGGCGGTCGGCCGGGCCCCCGAGCACGCGGACGTGCTCGCCCGCTTCGATTCGCACCCGTGGCGGGGCACGCGGCTGACGACGAACCCGCTGGGGTTGGCGGACGACCTGGGGCGGCGCTGCGGCACGCTGGCGACGGCGTTCGGGCGGGCCGCCGCGGCGTTCGCCCCGCTGGTCGAGCGGGGCCTGATCCCCGCCCCCTCCCGGGCGACGGTGAACGCGGTCTTCCCGCGGCTCAAGGAAGCGGCCGCGGCGACGCCCGTTCCGGCCGGCTGGGTCGCCCCGGACGCCGACCCCGCGGCCGCCGCGGCCGCGGTCCTGTCCCGCCGCTCCGCCGACGCCGCGGCGGGTGCCGCCCGGTCCCGGCTGACCGACTACGAGGCGGACGTCGCCGACCGCTTCCCGGACGACGCCGTCCGCAGGACCGTCGAGCTGGACGCGACGGCCGAGCCGTTCGGCGATCCCGCCCCGACCACGGTGCGAACCCGCTTGGCGGAAGCGAACGGACGACGGGAGCGGGCGGCGGCGCTGATCGCGGCGGTCGACGAGACGACGGCAGCGACGAAGGACCTCGCGGGGGCGCTGCAGGTCGGCGTCTCGCCGGAATTGTCCGCCGCGGCGCTGACGGACCTGGCCGCCGCCGCGGGGGACGCGGCGACCGCCCTGCCGGTGCGGGCCGCGTGGCTCGACTTGGTGCGGGCCGAGGAGCTGTCGACGCTGGTCGGGACGGCCCGAGCGTCGATCGCCGCCCGCGACTCCGCGGCGGGGGCGCTGGACGGCCGAGTCGCCCGGGAGCGGATCGCGGCGTTCCTGGAGGCCGCGGGGGACCCGGGGGCGGCGGCCGCCGCGTGGGAGGCCGCCGGACCGCACGCCCCGGTCGGCACCGACGACGCCCTTGCCGTGCTGGCGGCCCGCGGCGCCCGGGCCGGGGCGGCGGCCGAGATGCTGGCCGACGCCGGCTCCGCGTTGGGCGGCGCGGTCTGGGGGCCGGGCGAATGGACGCCGACGGTCGCGGAGGCGAGGACCGTCGCGGCGGACGCCGCGTCCGCGGGGCCGGCGCTGTGGACGCCGGCGGCGGAACGAGTCCGTTTACGGACCGTCGCCGAGGAGGCCGCCGCCGACCTGGAGGGCGCCGCGGCGATCCGCGAGGGGCTGGCGGACCGACTGTCGCACCGGGCGTTCCGGCCCTCCGCCGCGGAGCTGGCGACGCGGGCGGTGCCGTTCGAGTCCTTCTTCAAGCGGCTGTTCGGCGGGTTCGGGGCGTTCCGGCGGGAGGTCGCCGACCTGTACTCCGGGGAGCCGCCGGCGACGAAGGCGCTGCTGTCCGACCTGGCGAAGCTGCGGGCCTATCACGCTCGCACCGGCGACGCCGCGGCACTCGCCGCGGAGCACGCCGGCGTCCTGCCGGACGGGTTCGCCGGCGCCGAGGCGACCGGGTGGCGGGAGTTGGCGGGGTCCCTCGCCGCGGCGGACCGGGTCGCCGCCGTCCGTCCGGACGCCGCGGTCGCGGCGTCGTCCGACCCGGCCGCCGTCGCCGAGGCCGCCGCAAAGACGACCGCCGTCCTCGCCGATCTGGACGCCGCCGGCCGGGGGCTGTTTCCCGAAGAGATCCTGATCGCCGCCGTCGCCGCGGAGGTTCGGGAGATCGGCGAGGCGGCGACGGCCTGTCGGGCGCTGCTCGGGGCGGTCGGCCCGCTCCGCACCGGCGGCGACCCGTCCGTCGCCGCCGCGCTGGACGACCTGCGGGCGTCCGAACGGTTCGCGACGGCCGGCGGGGCGCTGGAGGAACTCGCCGGGGCGAACGCCGGCGTGCTCGCGGAGGGCGCCGACCCGCTCGACCCCGCCGCCTGGGAGCGGGTCGCCGCGGGCGTGCGGGCCGCCGCGGGGCTGCGGGCGGCGGGCCTGAGCGACGCCGAGGTGCGGACGGCGCTCGCCGCCGGCCCCGACCCTGCCGCGTTGGGCGGGGCGGCCGATCGGCTCGCGGCGGCCGCGGACGAACTGGCCGCGGCGACGGCGGCGGCCCCCGTCGGCGCCGCGGGCGACCCGCCGGCCGTTCTGCGGGAGGCGGGCGAGGGCTTCCTCGCCCGGACCGCCGGGGTTCACGCCGACCTGACCGCGGTCGCCGACGCGCTCGCCGCCGACGGCGACCCGCCGGTCGACCGGCTCCCCGACGATCTCGCCGCGGTCTCCGACCTGCGGGCGGCGCTGGCCGACGCCGCGGAGTCGGCCGCCACCCTGGCGGTGGTCGGCACGCCGGACCCGGAGGAGTCGCACGAGGCCCCCGCCCGCTGGCTGGCGGAGCGGTGCGGGGCGGACGAACTCACCCCGCTGCTGAGAGCCGCCGCAGGCGACCCGGCGGTGCGGGAGGCCGCGGCCCACGCCGCGGCGGAACTGCCTCAGGCCCTCCCCCCGGAGTTGAAGGCGTCCTGGGACTGGTTCCGCGAGACGGTCTTCGACGCCAAGGCGGAGGTCTCCGACGTACCGCCCGGCTCCTCCTTCCGCGACCTGCCGCTGGGCGAGGCGGCGGAGCGGTTCGCGGCCCTGCCGGGCAGGCTGCCGGAGCTGGACCGCTGGCTGGCGTTCACGCGGTGGCGCCGCACGCTGGCGGACCTCGGCCTGAAGGCCGTCGCGACCGAACTGCGGGCCGGCGAGTACCGCCCCGAAGAGGCCGCCGCCGTCGTGGAGGCCCGGTTCCTCCGCGGCCTGCTGGACGCCTGGGCAGAGGACGCGGCGCCGCTGCACGACTTCGACCTGGAGGACCACGAACGGACCCGCGCCCGCTTCCGCTCGCTCGACCGGCGGGAGTTCGAACTCGCCGCGGCCCGGGTGCGGGAGACGCAGCTCGGCCGCGACGACCGGCCCCGTCCGGACGGCTTCGCCGGGTCGCTGGGGGACCTCGGCGGCAGCGAGTTGGGCGTGCTGGTCCGGGAGGCGAACAAGAAGCGGAAGCACCTCCCCCTGCGGCGTTTGTTCGAGGAGACCGCCGGCGTCCTGCTGAAGCTCAAACCCTGTCTGATGATGAGCCCGCTGGCCGTCAGCACGTACCTGAAGAGCGACCGGCTGCGGTTCGACCTGGTGGTCTTCGACGAGGCCTCCCAGGTGTTCCCGTGGGACGCCGTCGGGGCGATCTTCCGCGGCTCCCAGCTGATCATCGCCGGCGACGAGAAGCAGCTGCCGCCCACGAACTTCTTCACCAAGTCCGTCGTCGGCCCGGACGACGGCGCCGAGGAGGAGGAGTCGGAGGCGGAGGACCTGACCGACTATGAGAGCATCCTGTCCGTCTGCAAAGCGACCGGAATGCCGAACGTCGGCCTGCGGTGGCACTACCGCAGCCGGCGGGAGGCGCTGATCGCCTTTTCCAACGCCCACTTCTACGACGGGGAGCTGGTCACCTTCCCGGCCGCCGCCGACGCCGCCGAGCGGGCCGACGGCGAGGCCCCCGCCGCGGCCCCGGCGGTGCGGCACGAGTTCGTCGAAGGCGGTGTCTGGGATCACGGCCGCAACCTCGCGGAGGCGGACCGCGTCGCAGACCTGGTCGTCGAGCACGTGCGCAGGCGGCCGGACGTCTCGCTGGGCGTCATCGCCTTCAACCAGGGCCAGCAGGGGGCGATCGAGGACGCCCTCTACGTTCGCCGCAAAGAAGACCCCGCCGTCGACGCCCTGCTTCACGCCGCCGAGGCCGGGCTGGGACCCGACGGCACGCCGGGCCGGGAGACGCTATTCGTGAAGAACCTGGAAACCGTGCAGGGGGACGAGCGGGACGCGATCCTGCTGTCGGTCGCGTACGGATTTAACCCGGCCGGCAAGTTCTACAAGAACTTCGGGCCGCTCAATAAAGCGAACGGCGGCCGGCGGCTGAACGTCGCCGTGACGCGGGCCCGGTCGGAGGTGACCGTCGTCAGCAGCGTGCGGGCGGCGGACTTCGACCTCGCCCCGACCGCCGCCCGCGGGGCGAAGCTGCTGAAGGGCTACCTGGACTTCGCCGCCCGCGGCCCGGCGGCGCTGGCGGACTCCGCGGCGGCGGCGGAGTCGACCGGCCGGGGGTTCGACAGTCCGTTCGAGGCCGACGTCGCCGCGGCCCTCGCCGAGCACGGCCTGGAGCCCGTCCCGCAGGTCGGCTGCGGCGGGTACCGGGTCGACCTGGCCCTACGGCATCCCGATCGCCCCGGCGAGTTCTGTTTGGGGATCGAGTGCGACGGGGCGGCGTACCACTCCTCGGCGACGGCCCGCGACCGCGACCGCATCCGGCAGGCGGTGCTGGAGAACCTCGGCTGGCGGATCGTGCGGGTCTGGTCGACCGACTGGGTCCGCGACCCCGCCCGCCAGACCGCCCGCGTGCTGAAGGCCTACGAGGACGCCGTCCGCGGCCCGGCCGGTTTCGCGGCTCCCGCCCCGCCCGCCGACGACCCGCCGCCGCCGGAGCCGACGGTCGTGCCGGGCGAGCCGTCGCGGCGGCGGCGGAGCTACGGGTCGATCGACGAGGTGCCGGCCGGGGCGATAGCGGAGACAATCGCCGCCGTCCTCGCCGGGGCCGGGGCGACGCCGCGGGAGGACCTGCTGCGGCTGGTCGCCCGCGAGCTGGGCTTCCAACGCCTCGGCCCCCGCATCCGCAACGGCATCGACGCCGCCGTCGACCGGGCCCTGAGGTCCGGGGCCGCGATCGAACGGGACGGGCGGGTGTCAGTCACGGGATGA
- a CDS encoding helicase-related protein, producing MRRSFNSPFRPFLLATTSVGQEGLDFHRYCRKVVHWNLPANPIDLEQREGRVNRYESHSVRTQAADRYGSRLTPADRAGGDAWERLFAIAAKSERAVDASDLVPRWHLEGDGSGRGKIERLVLLLPYSRDREKLASLLETLAVYRLAFGQPGQAALADRLRGAFMPEQLDEVRRALLIDLSPFNFPRPGGA from the coding sequence GTGCGGCGGAGCTTCAACTCGCCGTTCCGCCCGTTCTTGCTGGCCACGACCTCCGTCGGCCAGGAGGGGCTCGACTTCCACCGGTACTGCCGCAAGGTCGTTCACTGGAACCTGCCGGCGAACCCGATCGACCTGGAGCAGCGCGAGGGGCGGGTGAACCGGTACGAGAGCCACTCCGTCCGGACGCAGGCCGCCGACCGCTACGGCTCGCGGCTGACCCCCGCGGACCGGGCCGGCGGCGACGCCTGGGAGCGGCTTTTCGCGATCGCCGCCAAATCCGAGCGGGCCGTAGACGCCAGCGACCTGGTCCCGCGGTGGCACCTGGAGGGCGACGGCTCCGGACGGGGGAAGATCGAGCGGCTCGTCCTGCTCCTGCCCTACAGCCGCGACCGCGAGAAGCTGGCGTCCCTGCTGGAGACCCTGGCCGTCTACCGCCTCGCCTTCGGCCAGCCCGGCCAAGCCGCCCTCGCCGACCGCCTCCGCGGGGCCTTCATGCCGGAGCAACTTGACGAAGTCCGCCGGGCCCTGCTGATCGACCTGAGCCCGTTCAACTTCCCGCGGCCGGGCGGGGCGTAG
- a CDS encoding EVE domain-containing protein, whose product MAYWIFKCNPKWYRLEERLRDPRETITWKVSRTPEAVAPGDVVFLWQTGPDRGVRAAMTVERAAEERSEDPAEKAYWTEPEEEVTPRVVARLTHRGFHFRSEELKAVPGLERLPVFHGFQQKTVFPVDDEAGDLLHDKIVAATGRGPRNPPWTRDELILAMDLYVRNGRKHVRKSDPRVIELSETVNALPVYPPEVRSASFRNPTGVAMKVSNFQAFDPDYEGDGLRAAGAATEAVWSEFYHHPDRLAEAANAVRAFAQGSMAELNNPGGAADEDEAWTEGRLQRRTHLRRERRPDRVRKKKAAVMKAKGRLACEVCGFDFAEEWGKPGVEFAECHHTTPVAELHPDQPVRLADLAILCANCHRLIHRTAKPGPMWSVPEAATEWRRRHPGQAVT is encoded by the coding sequence ATGGCCTATTGGATCTTCAAATGTAACCCCAAATGGTATCGTCTCGAGGAGCGGCTCCGCGACCCCCGGGAGACGATCACGTGGAAGGTCTCGCGGACGCCGGAGGCCGTCGCGCCCGGCGACGTCGTCTTCCTGTGGCAGACCGGTCCTGACCGAGGCGTCCGCGCCGCAATGACGGTCGAGCGGGCGGCCGAGGAGCGGTCGGAGGACCCGGCGGAGAAAGCCTACTGGACCGAGCCGGAAGAGGAGGTGACGCCCCGCGTCGTCGCCCGCCTGACCCACCGCGGGTTCCACTTCCGATCCGAGGAACTCAAAGCCGTCCCGGGCCTGGAACGGCTGCCGGTGTTCCACGGCTTCCAGCAAAAGACCGTCTTCCCGGTCGACGACGAGGCCGGAGACCTGCTGCACGACAAGATCGTCGCTGCGACGGGCCGCGGCCCGCGTAACCCGCCGTGGACCCGCGACGAGTTGATCCTCGCGATGGATCTCTACGTCCGGAACGGGCGCAAGCACGTCCGCAAAAGCGACCCACGGGTGATCGAACTGAGCGAGACGGTGAACGCCCTACCGGTCTACCCGCCGGAGGTCCGGTCGGCGTCCTTCCGAAACCCGACAGGCGTGGCGATGAAGGTGTCGAACTTTCAGGCGTTCGACCCGGACTACGAGGGCGACGGCCTCCGCGCCGCCGGCGCCGCGACCGAAGCGGTATGGAGCGAGTTCTACCACCATCCGGACCGCCTCGCCGAAGCGGCGAACGCCGTGCGGGCGTTCGCGCAGGGATCGATGGCGGAACTGAACAACCCAGGCGGAGCGGCGGACGAGGACGAGGCGTGGACGGAGGGACGGCTTCAACGTCGCACGCACCTCCGGCGGGAGCGGCGGCCAGACCGTGTCCGCAAGAAAAAGGCCGCGGTCATGAAGGCGAAGGGGCGGCTGGCCTGCGAGGTGTGCGGGTTCGACTTCGCCGAGGAGTGGGGGAAGCCCGGCGTCGAGTTCGCCGAGTGCCACCACACCACGCCGGTCGCTGAACTGCATCCCGACCAGCCGGTCCGACTGGCCGACCTGGCGATCCTCTGCGCGAACTGTCATCGACTGATCCACCGGACGGCGAAGCCGGGGCCGATGTGGTCGGTCCCCGAGGCCGCCACGGAGTGGCGACGCCGCCATCCAGGGCAGGCGGTTACGTAG